One Gossypium hirsutum isolate 1008001.06 chromosome A11, Gossypium_hirsutum_v2.1, whole genome shotgun sequence genomic window carries:
- the LOC107901085 gene encoding uncharacterized protein isoform X1, translated as MEQENKMSEHSMHGINGDGFKAQSSDFFRRHNSETHLAPSKLKDGNFDFQSPEAKETHLRVSAQKEEIRRLREQIAVACVKELQLLNEKCALERKFSDLRMAIHEKQNESITSASNELARRKADLEENLKLTHDLKAAEDERYIFMSSLLGLLAEHGLWPHVVNASAITSSVKHLHDQLEWKIRTSHDRIRELTGVLGTHAGGGSHEKDRPNSGILKNQNPHRSTTSHDTNHHLDEQHHMPPETMMRYMHDSDHTVKNLGFNDLGQQRLSNGNSQEFLFHSDRGGAGPNPDRAFDKGFVRVGPEDMTNDALYQPDEMASQGSEDWPGIEGFQIIGDATPGEKLLGCGFPVRGTTLCVFQWVRHLQDGTRQYIEGATNPEYVVTADDVDKLIAVECIPMDDQGRQGELVRLFANDQNKIKCDPEMQNETDLFISSGQAIFTVLLLMDSSENWEPATLTLRRSSYQIKINSTEAVEISEKYSKELSIKVPSGLSTQFVLTCSDGSSRPFSTYNVRMRDTLVLTMRMFQSKALDDKRKGRA; from the exons ATGGAACAGGAAAATAAAATGAG TGAGCATTCCATGCATGGGATTAATGGTGACGGGTTTAAAGCACAGAGCTCTGATTTTTTTAGAAG GCACAACTCTGAAACACATCTTGCTCCAAGTAAATTAAAAGATGGAAATTTTGATTTTCAAAGTCCAGAGGCTAAG GAAACTCATTTGCGAGTTAGTGCTCAAAAAGAGGAGATTCGACGGCTTCGTGAACAAATTGCTGTTGCATGTGTGAAG gaaTTACAGCTCCTGAATGAGAAATGTGCATTGGAGAGGAAATTCTCTGACTTGCGGATG GCAATTCATGAAAAGCAAAACGAATCCATCACTTCTGCCTCAAATGAATTGGCTCGCAGAAAAGCTGACCTTGAAGAGAATTTAAAGTTGACCCATGATTTAAAG GCTGCGGAGGATGAGAGATACATCTTCATGTCATCCTTGCTTGGGCTGTTGGCTGAACATGGTCTTTGGCCCCATGTTGTAAATGCATCTGCCATTACCAGCAGTGTGAAG CATCTACATGATCAGTTAGAATGGAAGATCAGAACTTCACAT GATAGAATTAGAGAGTTGACAGGTGTTCTGGGAACTCATGCTGGAGGCGGATCTCATGAAAAAGATAGGCCAAATTCTggaattttgaaaaatcaaaatccTCATAGATCCACG ACTAGTCATGATACTAATCACCATTTGGATGAGCAACATCATATGCCACCTGAGACTATGATGAGATACATGCATGATAGTGATCACACTGTGAAAAATTTAGGGTTCAATGATCTGGGGCAACAACGATTGAGCAATGGCAATTCGCAGGAGTTCTTGTTCCATTCTGATAG AGGCGGTGCTGGCCCTAATCCTGATAGGGCATTTGACAAAGGTTTTGTAAGAGTTGGGCCTGAGGATATGACCAATGATGCCTTGTATCAGCCTGATGAGATGGCCTCCCAAGGTTCTGAAG aTTGGCCTGGAATTGAGGGGTTTCAGATAATTGGTGATGCTACACCAGGAGAAAAGCTTCTAGGATGCGGATTTCCTGTACGAGGAACTACGCTTTGTgtgtttcag TGGGTACGTCATCTTCAGGATGGCACCAGGCAGTATATTGAGG gAGCTACAAATCCAGAATACGTTGTCACAGCTGACGATGTTGATAAACTGATTGCTGTTGAATGCATACCAATGGATGACCAAGGCCGTCAG GGGGAACTAGTGAGGCTTTTTGCTAATGATCAGAACAAAATAAAATGTG ACCCAGAAATGCAAAATGAGACCGACTTGTTCATTTCCAGTGGCCAAGCTATATTTACAGTCCTATTGCTG ATGGATTCTTCTGAGAATTGGGAGCCAGCAACACTGACTTTGAGACGGTCAAGTTACCAAATTAAGATCAATAGCACAGAAGCTGTGGAAATTTCGGAGAAATATTCAAAAGAATTATCG ATTAAAGTACCAAGTGGGCTCTCTACACAATTTGTTTTGACATGTTCCGATGGGTCTTCACGTCCCTTTAGCACATATAATGTTCG
- the LOC107901085 gene encoding uncharacterized protein isoform X2 produces MRINFYFLLEELQLLNEKCALERKFSDLRMAIHEKQNESITSASNELARRKADLEENLKLTHDLKAAEDERYIFMSSLLGLLAEHGLWPHVVNASAITSSVKHLHDQLEWKIRTSHDRIRELTGVLGTHAGGGSHEKDRPNSGILKNQNPHRSTTSHDTNHHLDEQHHMPPETMMRYMHDSDHTVKNLGFNDLGQQRLSNGNSQEFLFHSDRGGAGPNPDRAFDKGFVRVGPEDMTNDALYQPDEMASQGSEDWPGIEGFQIIGDATPGEKLLGCGFPVRGTTLCVFQWVRHLQDGTRQYIEGATNPEYVVTADDVDKLIAVECIPMDDQGRQGELVRLFANDQNKIKCDPEMQNETDLFISSGQAIFTVLLLMDSSENWEPATLTLRRSSYQIKINSTEAVEISEKYSKELSIKVPSGLSTQFVLTCSDGSSRPFSTYNVRMRDTLVLTMRMFQSKALDDKRKGRA; encoded by the exons ATGCGGATTAATTTCTATTTCCTTTTGGAA gaaTTACAGCTCCTGAATGAGAAATGTGCATTGGAGAGGAAATTCTCTGACTTGCGGATG GCAATTCATGAAAAGCAAAACGAATCCATCACTTCTGCCTCAAATGAATTGGCTCGCAGAAAAGCTGACCTTGAAGAGAATTTAAAGTTGACCCATGATTTAAAG GCTGCGGAGGATGAGAGATACATCTTCATGTCATCCTTGCTTGGGCTGTTGGCTGAACATGGTCTTTGGCCCCATGTTGTAAATGCATCTGCCATTACCAGCAGTGTGAAG CATCTACATGATCAGTTAGAATGGAAGATCAGAACTTCACAT GATAGAATTAGAGAGTTGACAGGTGTTCTGGGAACTCATGCTGGAGGCGGATCTCATGAAAAAGATAGGCCAAATTCTggaattttgaaaaatcaaaatccTCATAGATCCACG ACTAGTCATGATACTAATCACCATTTGGATGAGCAACATCATATGCCACCTGAGACTATGATGAGATACATGCATGATAGTGATCACACTGTGAAAAATTTAGGGTTCAATGATCTGGGGCAACAACGATTGAGCAATGGCAATTCGCAGGAGTTCTTGTTCCATTCTGATAG AGGCGGTGCTGGCCCTAATCCTGATAGGGCATTTGACAAAGGTTTTGTAAGAGTTGGGCCTGAGGATATGACCAATGATGCCTTGTATCAGCCTGATGAGATGGCCTCCCAAGGTTCTGAAG aTTGGCCTGGAATTGAGGGGTTTCAGATAATTGGTGATGCTACACCAGGAGAAAAGCTTCTAGGATGCGGATTTCCTGTACGAGGAACTACGCTTTGTgtgtttcag TGGGTACGTCATCTTCAGGATGGCACCAGGCAGTATATTGAGG gAGCTACAAATCCAGAATACGTTGTCACAGCTGACGATGTTGATAAACTGATTGCTGTTGAATGCATACCAATGGATGACCAAGGCCGTCAG GGGGAACTAGTGAGGCTTTTTGCTAATGATCAGAACAAAATAAAATGTG ACCCAGAAATGCAAAATGAGACCGACTTGTTCATTTCCAGTGGCCAAGCTATATTTACAGTCCTATTGCTG ATGGATTCTTCTGAGAATTGGGAGCCAGCAACACTGACTTTGAGACGGTCAAGTTACCAAATTAAGATCAATAGCACAGAAGCTGTGGAAATTTCGGAGAAATATTCAAAAGAATTATCG ATTAAAGTACCAAGTGGGCTCTCTACACAATTTGTTTTGACATGTTCCGATGGGTCTTCACGTCCCTTTAGCACATATAATGTTCG